One Thermicanus aegyptius DSM 12793 DNA segment encodes these proteins:
- a CDS encoding PhoH family protein, producing MQVSLDSVSIRLASTSESQILFGPQDHYLKMMEEAFSVRILLRHDEVLVQGKQEQLGEVLRLLEVMIALIRRKTPITEQDVHYAISLAKEGRAEELLSLFGEEVGRTLKGRVIRAKTLGQSHYISSLKKKEIVFASGPAGTGKTYLAVVFAVSALKSGLVKRILLTRPAVEAGERLGFLPGDLQEKVDPYLRPLYDALYDMMGVDQVNRSMERGTIEIAPLAYMRGRTLDESFVILDEAQNTTPEQMKMFLTRLGWGSKMVITGDLTQVDLPKGTKSGLKDAWETLRHIPEIGFIRLTEKDIVRHTLVQKIVEAYEKHG from the coding sequence TTGCAAGTTTCTCTTGATTCCGTATCAATCCGCCTTGCGAGCACCTCAGAAAGCCAGATTCTTTTTGGCCCCCAGGATCACTACCTCAAAATGATGGAGGAGGCTTTTTCCGTCCGCATTCTTTTACGACACGATGAGGTTCTGGTTCAGGGAAAACAAGAGCAGCTAGGAGAGGTTTTACGTTTATTAGAGGTGATGATCGCCTTAATCCGGAGGAAGACGCCGATCACCGAACAGGATGTTCATTATGCCATCTCCCTGGCAAAAGAAGGGAGGGCGGAGGAATTGCTCTCTCTTTTTGGAGAGGAGGTAGGCAGAACCCTGAAGGGAAGGGTGATACGGGCCAAGACCTTGGGTCAAAGCCACTACATTTCCTCTTTAAAAAAGAAGGAGATCGTATTCGCATCCGGTCCGGCGGGAACCGGAAAAACGTATCTTGCAGTCGTCTTTGCCGTTTCCGCACTTAAAAGCGGATTGGTGAAACGGATTCTTTTGACAAGGCCTGCCGTAGAGGCTGGGGAACGTCTTGGTTTTTTGCCCGGGGATCTTCAGGAGAAGGTAGATCCCTATCTCCGTCCCCTCTATGATGCCCTTTATGATATGATGGGGGTAGATCAGGTAAACCGGTCGATGGAACGGGGGACGATTGAAATTGCTCCCCTTGCGTATATGAGAGGAAGGACTTTGGATGAATCTTTTGTGATTTTGGACGAAGCCCAAAATACAACCCCTGAACAGATGAAAATGTTCCTCACCCGGTTGGGCTGGGGTTCTAAGATGGTCATTACGGGGGATTTAACCCAAGTAGATTTGCCCAAGGGGACCAAATCAGGGTTAAAGGATGCATGGGAAACTCTCCGCCATATCCCCGAAATTGGTTTTATCCGTTTAACGGAGAAAGATATCGTTCGTCATACGCTTGTTCAAAAAATCGTAGAGGCATATGAAAAGCATGGGTAG
- a CDS encoding HD family phosphohydrolase, protein MSSQEVPFWKRKQNPRTKMTSLRLLFFFGVGVLFFLLLMGHVEPKNYTHLQVGNKSTERILSPVTVLDQEATEQARKKAADGVKPEYRIDDSITQVQLQNLEKIFQMVKDINGKKELTQSGKIEELKKNIPYQLDDQSYRTLEGLPPETINTMQYISNYIVEEIMKGGVEEKNLQTARDQVNEQLVVAELTSSVRKVIQELARFSIIPNIKYDPVKTEEKREEARNGVEPIYIYEGDVLLNKGEVITPNHLRKLKLAGLMDEHIIKPYIGLALFILLILFSLWIYLNRSRSAVTQQLNQLLLYMTILLLNMGILWIFTLGQALQVAGLGYLVPAATGSILVSLLIDTPLAYFTAILFSFVSGILFNEKMGTFIDFVPFLIALVGGISGAYAVSGAQSRSKILRSGLYIGLANLFVAVMLLLLSNAALPWQTLLTIAAYSLANGILSGVFTLGLTPFLEAIFGILSPVKLIELSNPNQPLMRKLLIEAPGTYHHSVMVANLSEAAAEAIGANGLLARVGAYYHDVGKTKRPAFFIENQMGRENPHDQISPQLSKAIIIAHPYDGVKMLKESKFPKAIVDIAAQHHGTSLLKFFYHKALKENENAKEEDFRYPGPKPQFKESAVVSICDSVEAAVRALKHPTMEEIEELVDRLVKEKREDGQFDECDITLKEIDTIRNSILETLHGTFHSRIEYPQNEEVEGRQA, encoded by the coding sequence ATGAGTTCCCAAGAAGTGCCGTTTTGGAAGAGGAAACAAAATCCCCGTACAAAAATGACGAGTCTGCGCCTTCTTTTTTTCTTTGGAGTAGGGGTTCTCTTCTTCCTCCTTTTAATGGGTCACGTGGAACCGAAAAATTATACCCATCTGCAAGTGGGGAATAAATCGACTGAACGGATTTTATCTCCTGTTACGGTACTGGATCAGGAAGCCACCGAGCAAGCCCGAAAGAAAGCGGCGGATGGAGTGAAACCGGAGTATCGGATTGATGATTCGATCACGCAGGTCCAGCTCCAAAATCTGGAGAAGATTTTCCAGATGGTAAAGGATATTAATGGAAAAAAGGAGTTAACCCAATCCGGGAAAATAGAAGAGTTAAAAAAGAATATTCCTTATCAATTGGACGATCAATCCTATCGCACATTGGAAGGACTCCCTCCGGAAACCATTAATACGATGCAATATATTTCGAATTATATCGTGGAAGAGATTATGAAAGGGGGAGTGGAAGAAAAAAACTTACAGACGGCCAGGGATCAGGTAAATGAGCAATTAGTCGTTGCTGAACTCACTTCATCTGTACGGAAGGTGATACAGGAATTAGCCCGCTTCAGCATCATCCCGAATATAAAATATGATCCGGTAAAAACGGAGGAAAAACGGGAGGAGGCTAGAAATGGTGTAGAACCGATTTATATTTATGAAGGGGATGTTCTCCTTAACAAAGGGGAGGTCATCACGCCCAACCATCTGCGTAAGCTCAAATTGGCAGGCTTGATGGATGAGCATATTATTAAACCTTATATCGGGCTGGCTCTTTTTATTCTCCTCATCCTGTTTTCCTTATGGATTTATTTAAACCGGAGTCGCTCGGCGGTTACCCAACAATTAAACCAACTTCTTCTCTATATGACGATTCTGCTTCTAAACATGGGAATTTTATGGATTTTTACACTTGGGCAGGCGTTACAAGTCGCGGGATTGGGATATTTGGTTCCGGCTGCGACCGGTTCAATCCTGGTCTCCCTGTTGATTGATACGCCTTTGGCCTATTTCACGGCGATTCTTTTCTCTTTTGTTTCCGGAATCCTCTTCAATGAAAAAATGGGCACTTTTATCGATTTTGTTCCTTTTTTAATCGCACTGGTAGGGGGGATTTCGGGAGCATATGCAGTGAGCGGAGCACAATCCAGGTCTAAGATTCTTCGCTCCGGTCTGTATATCGGCTTGGCAAACCTTTTCGTTGCCGTCATGCTCCTTTTATTGAGTAATGCAGCACTTCCCTGGCAAACCTTACTCACCATCGCGGCCTATTCTTTGGCCAATGGGATTTTATCCGGGGTATTTACCCTTGGGCTTACTCCGTTCTTAGAAGCGATCTTTGGCATATTGTCGCCTGTAAAACTAATCGAATTGTCGAATCCCAATCAACCCCTTATGCGGAAACTCCTCATAGAGGCCCCTGGAACCTACCATCACAGCGTGATGGTGGCCAATCTTTCCGAAGCGGCAGCTGAAGCGATCGGTGCAAACGGGCTGTTGGCCCGTGTGGGGGCTTATTATCATGATGTGGGTAAGACGAAACGCCCCGCCTTCTTTATCGAGAATCAGATGGGGAGGGAGAATCCCCACGATCAGATCTCTCCTCAACTGAGCAAGGCGATCATCATTGCCCATCCCTATGACGGGGTGAAGATGTTGAAGGAAAGCAAATTTCCTAAGGCGATCGTAGATATTGCGGCACAGCACCACGGCACCTCGCTGCTTAAGTTTTTTTATCACAAAGCATTAAAAGAGAATGAGAATGCAAAGGAAGAGGATTTCCGCTACCCAGGCCCGAAACCTCAGTTTAAAGAATCCGCCGTGGTTTCCATATGCGACTCGGTAGAGGCGGCGGTGCGTGCGTTAAAGCATCCAACCATGGAAGAAATTGAGGAACTGGTGGATCGTCTGGTGAAAGAGAAGAGAGAAGACGGACAGTTTGATGAGTGTGATATTACGTTAAAGGAGATAGATACGATTCGGAATTCCATATTAGAGACGCTTCATGGAACGTTTCATTCCCGGATCGAATACCCCCAAAATGAAGAAGTGGAAGGAAGACAAGCATGA
- the ybeY gene encoding rRNA maturation RNase YbeY, with the protein MSLSVEFIYETEFTLSEEEEGEIRSLLSFAFLEEGREVGELSILFCDDERIHELNRLYRNVDRPTDVLSFPLDEEELLGDVVVSIPQAKRQAEAYGHSFRRELYFLIVHGFYHLLGYDHDTPENERVMFTKQEEVLRKHGIVR; encoded by the coding sequence ATGAGCTTATCTGTAGAGTTTATTTATGAGACGGAATTTACATTATCCGAGGAAGAGGAAGGGGAGATCCGCTCCCTTCTAAGCTTCGCTTTTTTGGAGGAAGGACGGGAAGTGGGCGAGCTTTCCATTCTTTTTTGTGATGATGAAAGAATTCATGAGTTAAATCGACTTTACCGGAATGTGGACAGACCAACCGACGTCCTCTCTTTTCCTCTTGACGAAGAGGAGCTTCTCGGTGACGTTGTGGTCTCTATTCCCCAAGCGAAAAGGCAAGCAGAAGCGTATGGCCATTCGTTCCGCCGTGAGCTTTATTTTTTAATCGTTCATGGATTTTATCACTTACTGGGGTATGACCATGATACGCCGGAGAATGAGCGGGTCATGTTTACCAAACAGGAAGAGGTTTTGCGAAAACATGGTATTGTTAGGTGA
- a CDS encoding diacylglycerol kinase family protein: protein MDEWKRLSCSFQYAFEGIIRAFREEKNMRIHGWMALLVLLVSLWAGLSWMQILILLFIILSVFILELINTAIEAIVDLTTQDFHPLAKKAKDAGAGAVLLAAFFSVLIAFTLLSQPLLMKVSQFHFILYTNILPTAWGKSAFLLILLFLFFLLYRLRIWKGKKETFLVPIFLGSTLLFILGRLPFFQATGFFLPIVVNIFMRRGKSLFYAWLEWLVIFLSLNLLAFLFIRPIW, encoded by the coding sequence ATGGACGAATGGAAAAGGCTGTCTTGTAGCTTTCAGTACGCCTTTGAGGGAATCATAAGGGCATTCAGGGAAGAAAAAAATATGCGGATTCATGGGTGGATGGCCCTTTTGGTCCTCCTTGTCAGCCTGTGGGCCGGGCTGTCTTGGATGCAGATTCTCATCCTCCTTTTTATCATCCTGTCCGTATTTATTTTGGAATTGATCAATACCGCCATTGAGGCGATCGTTGATCTAACCACACAAGATTTCCACCCATTGGCCAAAAAGGCAAAAGATGCCGGAGCCGGTGCGGTTTTGCTCGCTGCCTTTTTCTCCGTCCTCATCGCCTTTACCCTCCTGAGCCAGCCCTTGCTCATGAAAGTATCTCAGTTTCATTTTATTCTATATACGAATATCCTTCCAACGGCCTGGGGAAAATCAGCTTTTCTATTGATTCTTCTTTTCCTTTTTTTCCTTCTTTATCGACTGCGTATCTGGAAAGGGAAAAAAGAGACTTTCCTCGTGCCTATTTTTCTTGGTTCCACTCTTCTCTTTATTTTGGGTCGTCTCCCTTTTTTTCAGGCGACTGGATTCTTTCTTCCCATTGTGGTAAACATTTTTATGAGAAGAGGTAAATCACTCTTTTACGCATGGTTAGAATGGCTCGTTATTTTTCTTTCCCTAAATCTTTTGGCTTTCCTTTTCATTAGACCAATATGGTGA
- a CDS encoding cytidine deaminase: protein MFSKEELVKKALAAREKAYVPYSNFPVGAALITKEGKIFTGCNIENAAFPVTCCAERTALFKAVSEGERSFEALAVVADTDRPVSPCGSCRQVLAEFCPPEMPVYLANLRGEVEIMDVASLLPGAFGAKDLMKG from the coding sequence ATGTTTTCCAAAGAGGAATTGGTTAAAAAAGCTTTAGCAGCCAGGGAAAAGGCGTATGTCCCCTATTCAAATTTTCCGGTGGGGGCGGCCCTTATCACCAAGGAAGGGAAAATTTTTACCGGCTGCAATATTGAAAATGCCGCTTTTCCTGTGACCTGCTGTGCGGAAAGGACCGCGCTCTTTAAGGCGGTATCGGAGGGGGAGCGTTCATTTGAAGCATTGGCCGTTGTTGCGGATACGGACCGTCCCGTCTCCCCTTGTGGCTCATGCCGTCAGGTTTTGGCGGAATTTTGTCCTCCTGAAATGCCTGTTTATCTGGCCAATTTAAGAGGGGAAGTGGAAATTATGGATGTCGCTTCTCTTCTACCTGGGGCATTCGGAGCGAAGGATTTGATGAAGGGATGA
- the era gene encoding GTPase Era yields the protein MKNLYEGKKSGFVALIGRPNVGKSTLMNQMVGTKIAIMSDKPQTTRNRIRGILTREEGQIIFLDTPGIHKPRTRMGQYMMKVVDQSIREVDLLLLLIDVEAGIGRGDEEIMNRLKGTSIPIILVLNKIDKIAPEALLPLIDHVRHFLSFAEIIPVSALNGNNVEHLIQTLYRYLPEGPYYFPPDRKTDQPETFLVGELIREKALNRLREEVPHSIAVEIEEYAEREHGTLYIRAVLYCERESQKGILIGKEGKMLKEIGQAARRDIESLFSTKVFLDLWVKVKEDWRNREGILRQLGFRED from the coding sequence ATGAAGAACCTTTATGAAGGGAAAAAATCCGGATTTGTGGCTTTGATCGGGCGTCCCAATGTGGGAAAGTCTACGCTGATGAACCAGATGGTCGGCACGAAGATCGCCATCATGTCGGATAAACCGCAGACTACCCGAAATCGGATCCGAGGGATTTTAACCCGGGAGGAAGGGCAGATCATCTTCCTGGATACTCCGGGCATACATAAGCCGAGAACCAGGATGGGGCAATATATGATGAAGGTGGTAGATCAATCGATCCGGGAAGTGGACCTCCTCCTTCTCCTGATAGATGTGGAAGCTGGAATTGGGCGGGGGGATGAGGAAATCATGAACCGATTAAAAGGGACGTCGATCCCCATCATCTTGGTGCTGAACAAGATTGACAAGATTGCTCCGGAAGCCCTCCTTCCCTTGATCGATCATGTACGCCATTTCCTTTCTTTTGCCGAGATCATCCCGGTTTCCGCTCTCAACGGAAATAATGTGGAGCATTTGATTCAAACCCTCTATCGGTATCTCCCCGAAGGACCCTATTATTTCCCACCCGATCGGAAGACGGATCAACCGGAAACCTTCTTGGTGGGTGAGTTGATTCGGGAGAAAGCGTTAAACCGCTTAAGGGAGGAAGTTCCCCACTCCATCGCCGTAGAGATCGAAGAATATGCGGAGAGGGAGCACGGAACTTTATATATTCGGGCCGTTCTCTATTGTGAGAGAGAATCCCAAAAAGGAATCCTGATTGGAAAAGAGGGGAAAATGCTGAAGGAGATCGGGCAAGCGGCACGACGGGATATTGAATCTCTTTTTTCCACGAAGGTATTCCTCGATTTGTGGGTCAAGGTAAAAGAAGATTGGCGAAACCGGGAAGGGATCTTGCGGCAACTTGGATTTCGCGAAGATTAA
- a CDS encoding YqzL family protein, with amino-acid sequence MQDFSWNVFAATGNIESYLLYKEHERLVSGKEEREGKEEQKEET; translated from the coding sequence ATGCAGGATTTTTCGTGGAATGTTTTTGCAGCAACGGGTAATATCGAATCCTATCTGCTGTACAAAGAACACGAAAGGTTGGTTTCAGGAAAAGAAGAGCGTGAGGGGAAAGAAGAGCAGAAAGAGGAGACGTAA
- the recO gene encoding DNA repair protein RecO produces MVYKVEGIVIHSLDYGEGSKILTIFTKELGKISVLAKGAKKTKSRFSAVSELFTYGAFVFYQSGKGLGNLNQGDVLYSFRHIREDIFRSAWASYLVEIVDKSVEEQVSFPELFTLLYQSLLALDTGKDMEIVARIFELQYLGFMGNDPELFSCSICRRSDLPLVAFSVREGGFLCDGCLSKDREAFPLAPVSVRLIQTLRRIPVARLGEVEIKVETRNQIRRVIQSFMDTYLPLSLKSKRVLDQLSKGYTP; encoded by the coding sequence ATGGTTTACAAGGTAGAAGGAATTGTTATCCACTCCCTGGATTACGGAGAGGGGAGCAAAATATTAACGATTTTTACGAAAGAATTGGGGAAAATTTCCGTGCTGGCGAAGGGCGCAAAGAAGACAAAATCTCGTTTCTCTGCCGTTTCGGAATTATTTACCTATGGAGCTTTCGTATTTTACCAATCCGGGAAAGGATTGGGGAATTTGAACCAAGGGGATGTGTTATACTCTTTTCGACACATTCGGGAGGACATCTTCCGCTCAGCATGGGCTTCCTATCTCGTGGAAATCGTGGACAAAAGCGTCGAAGAGCAGGTTAGCTTTCCTGAACTTTTTACGCTCTTATATCAATCCTTACTTGCCCTCGATACGGGCAAGGATATGGAGATTGTCGCTCGAATCTTTGAGCTCCAATATTTAGGATTCATGGGAAACGACCCGGAACTCTTTTCCTGCAGCATATGCCGCCGTTCCGATCTTCCCCTGGTCGCCTTTAGCGTAAGGGAAGGGGGATTCCTTTGCGATGGATGTCTTTCAAAGGATCGTGAAGCCTTTCCCCTCGCACCCGTTTCGGTTCGTCTCATCCAAACGCTCAGGCGTATCCCCGTCGCCAGACTAGGAGAAGTAGAGATCAAGGTGGAAACGAGGAATCAGATCAGGAGAGTAATCCAATCTTTCATGGATACCTATCTCCCCCTTTCGTTGAAGTCAAAGCGGGTGTTGGACCAATTAAGCAAAGGCTACACCCCATGA
- the glyQ gene encoding glycine--tRNA ligase subunit alpha gives MNFQEIILTLQDYWAKQGCVIVQPYDVEKGAGTMNPMTFLRAIGPEPWNVAYVEPSRRPADGRYGENPNRLYQHHQFQVVMKPSPDDIIPLYLESLGELGIHPLEHDIRFVEDNWEAPTLGAWGLGWEVWLDGMEITQFTYFQQVGGMDMSPVAVEITYGLERLASYIQDKENVFDLIYVDGVTYGDVFHQPEYEHSKYSFELSEPELLFQLFSMYEQEALRSLEANLVFPAYDYVLKCSHTFNLMEARGAISVTERTGYIARVRNLARECARTYYNERERLGFPMLSDKEAIK, from the coding sequence ATGAATTTCCAGGAAATCATCCTAACATTACAAGATTACTGGGCGAAACAGGGGTGTGTAATCGTGCAGCCCTATGATGTGGAAAAAGGGGCAGGAACGATGAATCCCATGACCTTCCTCCGTGCCATCGGTCCTGAGCCTTGGAATGTGGCTTATGTGGAACCTTCACGCCGTCCTGCCGATGGACGATATGGGGAGAACCCCAATCGTCTTTATCAGCATCATCAATTTCAAGTGGTGATGAAGCCGTCTCCGGACGACATTATTCCACTTTATCTGGAAAGTTTAGGGGAATTAGGAATTCATCCGTTGGAGCATGATATCCGTTTTGTGGAAGATAATTGGGAAGCGCCTACGCTGGGAGCTTGGGGATTAGGATGGGAAGTTTGGCTGGACGGGATGGAAATTACCCAATTTACCTATTTTCAACAGGTCGGGGGAATGGATATGTCCCCGGTTGCCGTCGAAATAACGTATGGCTTAGAACGCCTTGCCTCCTACATCCAAGATAAGGAGAATGTCTTTGATCTCATCTATGTCGACGGAGTTACCTATGGTGACGTCTTTCATCAGCCTGAATATGAACATTCAAAATACTCCTTTGAATTAAGTGAGCCGGAACTTCTCTTTCAGCTTTTCTCCATGTATGAGCAAGAGGCGTTAAGATCCCTGGAAGCGAACCTGGTCTTTCCCGCCTATGATTATGTACTGAAATGTTCCCACACGTTTAACCTTATGGAGGCAAGAGGAGCCATCAGTGTGACGGAAAGAACAGGATATATCGCCCGTGTCCGGAACTTGGCCAGGGAATGCGCCCGCACCTATTACAACGAGAGAGAGCGGCTAGGATTTCCCATGCTCTCAGATAAGGAGGCCATAAAATGA
- the glyS gene encoding glycine--tRNA ligase subunit beta has product MSRDLLIEIGLEEVPARFLPEAIAQFKEKMIRFLENARISHGAVKSFATPRRFALLISEVAEKQEDLLEEIKGPAKKIAVDEKGNWTKAALGFAKGKGGRVENLFFKEVKGEEVLFLRREERGIETRAILPEVASVIRGLSFPKNMKWGREELRFVRPIRWLLFLYGNDVIPLELAGVKSNRFSYGHRFLGGKVEIREPAEYEGKLRASYCIVDPEEREKMILEGLRKLEEEHRWHIPLDRELLQEVVHLVEYPTPLYGSFNPSFLQIPKEVLITTMKEHQRYFHVEGDHGELLPYFVTVRNGNDVGLELVRKGNEKVLSARLADARFFYEEDQKLSIDEALKKLEHVVYHDELGTIADKVRRIRELSGEWAEILKLNEETVEKIDRAALISKFDLVTHMVYEFPELQGRMGQVYALLQGEGEEVAQAIFDHYLPRFAGDALPSGDVGALVALADKIDTLVGSFAIGIIPSGSQDPYGLRRAAQGVVQILVDRAYPLTLEQMFDSSIHIYRQTSKLRFDEEALKKELRNFFHLRLRNLLQEEGIRHDVAEAILGAPVGKLRRMVNKAKLLEEKMKEAAFKAVVESIIRVHHLALKAEKKEIDPSLFMEESEKRLWEGFLQLESRVKAAEEREGDEEILDSFATLKESIDQFFTDVMVMVEEEKVRNNRLALLALLSSLFYRFADFEKLVF; this is encoded by the coding sequence ATGAGTCGGGATCTGCTCATAGAGATTGGTTTAGAAGAAGTGCCTGCTCGGTTTCTTCCCGAAGCCATCGCCCAATTTAAAGAGAAGATGATCCGCTTTTTAGAAAACGCCAGAATCTCCCATGGGGCGGTAAAGTCGTTTGCTACACCCCGACGTTTCGCATTGCTTATTTCAGAGGTGGCTGAGAAACAAGAAGATTTGCTGGAGGAGATTAAGGGTCCGGCAAAGAAAATCGCCGTCGATGAAAAGGGGAACTGGACGAAGGCCGCATTAGGTTTCGCCAAAGGAAAGGGAGGAAGGGTGGAGAATCTTTTCTTCAAGGAGGTTAAGGGAGAAGAAGTTCTTTTCTTGCGGAGGGAAGAGAGAGGAATTGAAACAAGGGCGATCCTTCCTGAAGTAGCATCGGTGATTCGGGGACTCTCCTTTCCAAAGAACATGAAGTGGGGGAGGGAAGAGCTTCGATTCGTCCGGCCGATTCGCTGGCTTCTTTTTCTTTATGGAAACGATGTGATTCCTTTGGAGTTGGCAGGGGTAAAAAGCAACCGTTTTTCCTATGGGCATCGCTTTTTGGGAGGGAAAGTAGAAATTCGGGAACCCGCCGAATACGAGGGGAAGCTAAGAGCCTCTTACTGTATTGTAGATCCGGAAGAGCGGGAAAAAATGATTCTGGAAGGGTTAAGGAAACTGGAGGAGGAACATCGTTGGCACATTCCTTTGGATCGTGAGCTTCTTCAAGAGGTTGTACATCTGGTTGAATATCCCACTCCACTCTACGGCTCCTTTAATCCCTCTTTTCTCCAGATTCCTAAAGAGGTCCTCATTACGACCATGAAGGAACATCAACGCTATTTCCACGTGGAGGGGGATCATGGAGAACTCTTACCTTATTTTGTGACGGTTCGGAACGGAAATGATGTGGGGCTTGAACTGGTAAGGAAGGGGAATGAAAAGGTTCTAAGTGCCCGCCTTGCCGATGCTCGTTTCTTTTACGAAGAGGATCAAAAATTGTCGATCGATGAGGCGCTTAAAAAGCTCGAACATGTGGTTTATCATGACGAATTGGGAACCATCGCCGATAAGGTGCGGAGAATTCGGGAGCTTTCCGGTGAATGGGCAGAAATATTAAAACTGAACGAAGAGACCGTGGAGAAGATTGACCGTGCTGCCCTCATTTCCAAATTTGACTTGGTCACGCATATGGTCTATGAATTTCCGGAGCTGCAAGGACGGATGGGTCAAGTATATGCCTTATTGCAAGGGGAAGGTGAAGAGGTGGCTCAAGCGATTTTCGACCATTATCTTCCCCGTTTTGCCGGTGATGCATTGCCTTCCGGCGATGTAGGGGCGTTAGTGGCATTAGCGGATAAAATCGACACTCTGGTCGGTTCGTTCGCCATCGGGATCATTCCTAGCGGGTCCCAAGATCCTTATGGTCTTCGGCGCGCCGCCCAAGGTGTGGTGCAAATATTAGTGGATCGAGCCTACCCGCTAACATTGGAGCAAATGTTCGATAGCAGCATCCATATTTATCGCCAAACCTCAAAACTTAGGTTTGATGAAGAGGCTTTAAAGAAGGAACTTAGGAACTTTTTCCATTTGCGCCTTCGTAATCTGTTGCAAGAAGAGGGGATTCGTCATGATGTGGCAGAGGCGATCCTCGGAGCCCCGGTGGGGAAACTGCGTCGCATGGTAAATAAGGCAAAGCTCCTTGAAGAAAAGATGAAAGAGGCTGCTTTCAAAGCGGTTGTGGAATCGATCATCCGTGTACATCATTTAGCTTTGAAAGCAGAGAAAAAAGAGATTGACCCAAGCTTGTTTATGGAGGAAAGCGAAAAGAGATTATGGGAAGGTTTCCTGCAGCTAGAAAGTAGAGTAAAAGCGGCCGAAGAGCGGGAGGGGGATGAAGAGATCCTTGATTCTTTTGCTACGCTAAAAGAGAGCATTGACCAATTCTTTACCGATGTGATGGTCATGGTTGAGGAGGAGAAGGTAAGGAATAATCGCCTCGCTCTTTTGGCTCTTTTATCTTCCCTTTTCTATCGCTTTGCAGATTTTGAAAAGCTGGTTTTTTAG
- a CDS encoding MarR family winged helix-turn-helix transcriptional regulator yields MDREVMIGTLIQLLHRFFRKIKLEMNQLDEELTVSDFHVLKIIHEESPVNISEIAKRLQVSLSHVTNISDRLINKGLIDRIRSHEDRRVVMLTILPRGEEMMSELQRRRIEYLKHLLENVSDEELEELITIFAKIFKS; encoded by the coding sequence GTGGACAGGGAAGTGATGATAGGAACGCTTATCCAATTGCTTCACCGCTTTTTTCGCAAGATAAAGTTGGAGATGAATCAACTGGATGAGGAGTTGACCGTCTCCGACTTTCATGTTTTAAAGATCATCCACGAAGAAAGTCCTGTAAATATATCAGAAATCGCCAAGCGCTTACAAGTTTCCCTAAGCCATGTGACGAACATTTCGGACCGCCTCATCAACAAGGGGCTGATTGACCGAATCCGGTCTCATGAAGATCGAAGGGTCGTAATGCTTACTATTCTTCCCCGTGGGGAAGAGATGATGAGTGAGTTGCAAAGGCGGCGAATAGAGTATTTAAAACATCTATTGGAGAACGTGAGCGATGAGGAATTAGAGGAACTGATTACGATCTTTGCAAAAATTTTTAAATCCTAA